A window of the Pedobacter frigiditerrae genome harbors these coding sequences:
- a CDS encoding DUF3078 domain-containing protein: protein MKKLLFTFLTLSAFSFRLAAQEVDTVPISTKGLDIKLKRSPLPSRIGTIQFKPVNLTPALVNAKVNYWKTRTSVGININQAAFSDNWKGGGVNSLAIGGLINYKAEYSKESYSYASEVILQYGKVKNKSQLQKKTTDRIYWDNKAAVQLSKNWYFFGSMNFESQFDKGFSYSRDAQGNEKENLLSKFMSPGYLTESIGFEYKPNKFFSTRIGTGTARQTFVLDTALYRTNPKNFGVEKGKTIRNELAFQVVMNYEKEIFQNVTLKTKYNMFIPYDNFGHIDHRLDINVIAKINRFMNVSITGVGLYDRDTDLKIQGSQTLALGLVFAFPR from the coding sequence ATGAAGAAATTACTGTTTACCTTTTTAACCTTATCTGCTTTTTCTTTTCGTTTAGCTGCTCAAGAAGTAGACACAGTTCCTATTTCTACCAAAGGTTTAGATATCAAATTAAAACGTAGCCCCCTTCCGTCTCGAATTGGAACTATACAATTTAAACCTGTTAATCTAACTCCTGCATTGGTTAATGCCAAAGTAAATTACTGGAAAACCAGAACTTCTGTAGGCATAAATATAAATCAAGCTGCATTTAGCGATAACTGGAAAGGTGGTGGGGTAAACTCTTTAGCCATAGGCGGATTAATCAATTACAAAGCGGAATATAGTAAAGAAAGTTATAGCTATGCGAGTGAGGTAATTTTGCAATATGGGAAGGTGAAAAACAAAAGTCAGCTGCAAAAGAAAACAACAGACAGGATTTATTGGGATAATAAAGCTGCTGTGCAATTATCTAAAAACTGGTATTTCTTTGGTTCGATGAATTTTGAATCTCAGTTCGACAAAGGTTTTTCATACAGCAGGGATGCGCAAGGAAATGAAAAAGAAAACTTGCTTTCGAAGTTCATGTCACCTGGATATTTAACCGAATCAATCGGTTTTGAATACAAGCCAAATAAGTTTTTCTCTACTCGAATTGGTACAGGAACAGCTCGACAAACTTTCGTGTTAGATACCGCACTTTATAGAACCAATCCGAAAAATTTCGGGGTAGAAAAAGGCAAAACAATTAGAAATGAGTTGGCATTTCAGGTGGTGATGAATTATGAAAAGGAAATTTTTCAAAACGTAACACTAAAAACCAAATACAATATGTTTATCCCTTATGATAATTTTGGGCATATCGACCATAGGCTAGACATTAACGTAATTGCGAAAATTAACCGGTTCATGAACGTTTCTATAACGGGTGTTGGTTTATACGATAGAGATACCGATTTAAAAATACAAGGTTCACAAACTTTGGCGCTAGGATTGGTTTTTGCATTTCCTAGATAA